The following are encoded in a window of Penaeus monodon isolate SGIC_2016 chromosome 9, NSTDA_Pmon_1, whole genome shotgun sequence genomic DNA:
- the LOC119577066 gene encoding LOW QUALITY PROTEIN: leucine-rich repeat-containing protein 15-like (The sequence of the model RefSeq protein was modified relative to this genomic sequence to represent the inferred CDS: deleted 1 base in 1 codon), with the protein MADPIPVTAMAADTEVLMISSTPARPNALTLGPIFKGLRRLEEIHITASAVPALGEHSLWGLQRLRVLNLTRNHIAALMDTNFRGADDLRALDLSRNRIASVPSAVFRHVRRLKGLTLAHNMMPELVPRIFFGLTRLEDLDLSYNPLQDLQPEQFSDVPELRQLACAGCGLTSLSSSLLQALSRLQVLDLRHNRLTQVPPGIATTFLPELVTLLLDANLVSFVERGVIAGSALQTLQLAHNRISRVEVGAFANSSLKNLDLSYNRLTHLDTRAISEVLLHLHELHLSGNSLHIEQLLVVLPEAEQLRRLSLGDMGLTRLPVELLQHLRFLHHLNFSSNYLTTFPTGILRSAPQLQTLDLSSNSLQEVDEDAVAVINQVKALRKLRLEGNPWRCDQCHVGPLLRWLQGAPDQESGCSEPRVWTCLRCAGPVDVAGLELALLPLGDVPECRHDAPHDAPWPTRHTPVHSVATDTSHQPRRQPTRHDDFSRGWSFARLVRERIHLVIVVSCCFILLLLVLVIVGVVLYSRHSAFYYTCEGDRTVRRKKLVEAAENKNNNSPASKGGPAACRPDVTIATIDELTDIDGSQEVIKPGQVYLRE; encoded by the exons ATGGCGGACCCGATTCCCGTGACGGCCATGGCCGCGGACACGGAGGTGCTGATGATCTCGTCAACGCCCGCGCGCCCCAACGCCCTCACGCTGGGCCCGATCTTCAAGGGGCTGCGCCGCCTGGAGGAGATCCACATCACGGCGTCGGCCGTGCCGGCGCTGGGCGAGCACTCGCTGTGGGGGCTGCAGCGCCTGCGGGTGCTCAATCTCACTCGCAACCACATCGCGGCGCTCATGGACACCAACTTCCGCGGCGCCGACGACCTGCGGGCGCTCGACCTGAGCCGCAACCGC ATCGCGTCGGTGCCGTCGGCCGTGTTCCGCCACGTGCGCCGCCTGAAGGGCCTCACGCTGGCGCACAACATGATGCCCGAGCTCGTGCCCAGGATCTTCTTCGGCCTCACGCGCCTCGAGGACCTCGACCTCAGCTACAACCCTCTGCAGGACCTCCAGCCGGAACAGTTCTCCGACGTGCCCGAGCTGCGGCAGTTGGCCTGCGCGGGCTGCGGACTCACCTCCCTCAGCAGCTCGCTCCTGCAGGCGCTGTCGCGACTGCAGGTGCTGGACCTGCGCCACAACCGGCTGACGCAGGTGCCGCCGGGCATCGCCACCACCTTCCTACCGGAGCTGGTGACGCTGCTTCTGGACGCCAACCTCGTGTCGTTCGTGGAGCGTGGCGTGATCGCGGGCTCCGCCCTGCAGACGCTGCAGCTGGCACACAACCGCATCAGCCGCGTCGAGGTCGGCGCCTTCGCCAACAGCTCGCTCAAGAACCTGGATCTCTCCTACAACCGCCTCACGCACCTGGATACGCGCGCCATCTCCGAGGTGCTGCTCCACCTGCACGAGCTCCACCTCTCGGGGAACTCGCTCCACATCGAGCAACTGCTGGTGGTGCTGCCGGAGGCCGAGCAGCTGCGGCGCCTCAGCCTCGGCGACATGGGGCTCACGAGGCTGCCGGTCGAGCTGCTGCAGCACCTAcgcttcctccaccacctcaacTTCTCCTCCAACTACCTGACCACATTCCCCACCGGCATCCTGCGAAGCGCCCCGCAGCTGCAGACACTCGACCTCTCCAGCAACAGCCTTCAGGAGGTCGACGAGGACGCAGTCGCAGTGATCAACCAGGTGAAGGCGCTTCGGAAGCTGCGGTTGGAAGGAAACCCGTGGCGGTGCGACCAGTGCCACGTGGGCCCCCTGCTGCGCTGGCTGCAGGGCGCCCCCGACCAGGAGTCCGGCTGCAGTGAGCCCCGCGTGTGGACTTGCCTGAGGTGCGCGGGGCCCGTGGACGTGGCCGGGCTGGAGCTGGCCCTCCTGCCCCTCGGCGACGTGCCCGAGTGCCGCCACGACGCGCCCCACGACGCCCCGTGGCCCACGCGGCACACGCCCGTCCACAGCGTGGCCACGGACACGTCCCACCAGCCGCGACGGCAGCCCACGCGCCACGACGACTTCTCCCGCGGCTGGTCCTTCGCTCGCCTCGTCAGGGAGAGGATCCACCTGGTGATCGTGGTGAGCTGCTGCTTCAtcctgctgctgctggtgctcGTCATCGTGGGCGTGGTGCTGTACAGCCGCCACTCCGCCTTCTATTACACCTGCGAGGGAGACCGAACCGTCAGGAGGAAGAAGCTGGTCGAGGCGGccgagaacaagaacaacaacagcccGGCGAGCAAGGGCGGGCCTGCCGCCTGCCGACCCGACGTCACCATCGCGACTATTGACGAGCTCACGGACATCGACGGATCACAGGAGGTCATCAAGCCAGGGCAAGTCTACCTGAGGGAGTGA